One Astatotilapia calliptera chromosome 1, fAstCal1.2, whole genome shotgun sequence DNA segment encodes these proteins:
- the vat1l gene encoding synaptic vesicle membrane protein VAT-1 homolog-like → MAKEGADMTEETEYMIDKNVKKEIDNVETSGNAKEMRAVILSGFGGLNKLRVTKKAMPEPQDGEVKIRVKTCGLNFLDLMVRQGTIDNPPKPPLVPGFECSGIVESVGENTKGFEIGDRVMAFVNYNAWAEVVCAPVDFVYKMPDEMTFAEAAAFSLNFVAAYMMLFEVANLREGMSVLVHSVGGGVGQAVAQLCSTVPNVTVFGIASCFKHAAIRDSVAHLFDRNVDYIQEVKKISPEGVDIVLDCLCGENTGKGLSLLKPLGTYILYGASNMVTGETKSFFSFAKSWWQVEKVNPIKLYEENKVIAGFSLLNLLFKQGRCGLVKSVMDKLLCLYEEKKIKPVVDSLWALEEVKEAMQRIHDRGNIGKLILDVEKSPTPLMASDSTETSEAGEEEEEPEGDNDSKERMPFIH, encoded by the exons ATGGCTAAAGAAGGAGCAGACATGACAGAGGAAACCGAGTACATGATAgacaaaaatgtgaagaaagaaATAGACAACGTGGAGACGTCTGGCAATGCCAAAGAAATGCGAGCGGTGATATTGTCAGGTTTTGGGGGTCTTAACAAACTCAGGGTGACCAAGAAGGCAATGCCCGAGCCTCAGGATGGTGAAGTGAAGATCCGCGTGAAAACATG TGGCTTGAATTTCCTGGACCTGATGGTACGTCAGGGGACTATCGATAATCCCCCCAAACCCCCTCTTGTCCCTGGATTTGAGTGCTCTGGAATAGTAGAGTCAGTGGGTGAAAACACAAAGGGATTTGAG ATAGGCGACAGAGTCATGGCTTTTGTGAATTACAACGCCTGGGCGGAGGTGGTTTGTGCACCCGTGGATTTTGTCTACAAGATGCCAGATGAAATGACGTTCGCTGAAGCAGCAGCCTTCTCCCTGAACTTTGTGGCTGCTTATATGATGCTCTTTGAGGTTGCCAATCTGCGAGAAGGGATGTCAGTGTTGGTCCACTCAGTAGGAGGTGGTGTA GGTCAAGCTGTGGCTCAGCTCTGCTCCACCGTGCCTAATGTCACTGTGTTTGGGATCGCTTCGTGTTTCAAACACGCAGCCATTAGAGACTCCGTGGCTCACCTCTTTGACAGAAATGTTGACTACATCCAAGAAGTCAAAAA GATTTCTCCAGAGGGAGTGGACATTGTGCTTGACTGCCTGTGTGGGGAGAACACAGGCAAAGGCCTGAGTTTGCTGAAGCCGCTGGGAACTTACATCCTGTATG gcgCGTCAAACATGGTAACTGGGGAAACAAAGAGTTTCTTCAGCTTTGCAAAATCT tggtGGCAGGTGGAGAAGGTGAACCCTATTAAGCTATACGAAGAGAACAAAGTCATAGCTGGATTTTCGCTCCTCAACCTGCTCTTCAAACAAGGGAGATGTGGCCTCGTGAAATCAGTGATGGACAAACTCCTGTGTTTGTATGAAGAGAAGAAGATCAAGCCTGTAGTGGACTCCCTCTGGGCGCTGGAGGAG GTAAAAGAGGCGATGCAGAGAATTCATGACAGAGGCAACATAGGAAAACTCATTCTGGATGTTGAGAAGTCTCCCACCCCTCTG ATGGCCAGCGACAGCACGGAGACCAGTgaagcaggagaggaagaagaggagcccGAGGGAGACAACGACAGCAAGGAGCGAATGCCTTTTATCCATTAG
- the bola3 gene encoding bolA-like protein 3 produces the protein MFACSRSLNSAVVSALRLLRSNQTAVTGQLERPLSTQTDGEVRIAKILKEKFPSASSLKVVDISGGCGAMYEIHIESSEFKGKRTVQQHQLVNQALKDEIQNMHGLRIFTDVPQH, from the exons ATGTTTGCTTGTAGTCGCAGTTTGAACAGCGCTGTGGTGTCTGCACTCCGTCTTCTGCGCAGTAATCAG actgCCGTCACTGGACAGCTGGAAAGACCTCTGTCCACGCAAACCGACGGGGAGGTCCGCATCGCAAAGATACTGAAGGAGAAGTTCCCTTCAGCCTCGTCACTCAAAGTTGTGGATATATCAG GTGGCTGTGGGGCCATGTATGAGATCCACATAGAATCCAGTGAGTTTAAAGGAAAAAGGACTGTTCAGCAACACCAGTTAGTCAATCAG GCACTCAAAGATGAGATTCAAAACATGCATGGATTACGAATATTCACTGATGTCCCACAACATTAG